One Cystobacter ferrugineus genomic window, ATACTTGTCCGTGGCATGCAGGAGGAACGCGAGACGCTTGCGGTTGAGAAGGCCGGCGGCGTCCTCACGCACGGGCCCCAGCGAGCCGAGCCGCACGGCATCCCAGTCCGTGAGCGACTCCACCAGCCGAGGCATGTCCACGTGCTCCTGGAGGGCGACGTATTCCGCGGGCGAGGTGCACGTGAGGAAGGGGGCGAGGAGTGCTTCGCTGTCGTGGGAGGAGAAGTCGGGCCAGCCCGCGGGCACGCTCCGTCCCCCACAGGAGGGCGGTTGCTGGGGGCCAGCCCCCGCGCGGGCCACCACGTCCGCGGGCGCCTCGCCCGAGCTCTCCAGGGCCGCGTCCGGGCCCAGCGTGACGCAGCCGGTGGAGAGCAGCACGGCCACCAGCAGCGCCGCCCACCCGTGCGCCCGCGCCTCAGCGCGCACGCTCCACCCCCAGGCCCAGGGAGGGCAGGGAGCCGCCCTCGGCCAGCTCGTACCGTGTGCGGCTGAAGCGCCAGCGCATCTGGCCCGCCTGGGACAGCAGCACCAGCGTGTGGACGTCATGAAACCCCCAGGCAGAGGGCGCCTACTCTACCGCCCGCTCAGGCGAGCAGTTGCGTCAGCAGCTCGCGCCGGGGCGATACCTCGCGCCGCCAGGGCAGCCGGGTGAGGCGCGGGCGCTTCTGGGGGTGGAGCGCCTCGTGCACGGACACGGCGCCGGGGCCCCCCAGCAACAGGCCCAGCGCCGCGGCGATGAGGGACAGGTTGTACTCGTAGCCGCCCTGCTGGATGTCGAAGCCGTTGGGGCCATGCACCTTGGCGATGGCCACCGCCTGCGTCACCAGCACGGACACGGCCGCCACGCGCGTGCCGATGCCCAAGAGGGACAGCACTCCGGCGGCCACCTCGGTCCACCCCGTCAGGCGCGCCCAGGTGCGGCCGGGTTTGATGCCCAGCTTCTCGAAGACCTGGGACGTCTGCTCCAGGCCCTCGGGTTGGAGCTTGGTGATGCCGTGGTAGAGCATCGCCGAGCCCAACGTGGCCCGCAGGGGAAGTGCCGAGTGGTGGGCCAGTTGCCCTTGCAGCCGTGCTGTCGTGGTCGCCGTCATTCCTGCCCTCCGGAGTCGTGGTCCGGATACCGTCCTCATCCCCCCGCGCCGCGGCAACGGGGCCGGGGCGGGGGAGCGAGCAGGGGGCAGGCGCGGGGGACGCCTACCCCGGAGTGAACCAGAGCACGGACAGCGGGGGCAGGGTCAGCACGGCCGACGCGTCCTGGCCGTCCCAGCCCTGGGGCTCGGTGTGGATGCGTCCCTTGTTGCCCAGGCCCGAGCCGCCGTACTCACCGGCGTCCGTGTTGAGCAGCTCCACGTAGCTGCCGTGCCGCGGGAAGCCCACGCGGTACTCCTCGCGGGGCATGGGCGACAGGTTGGCGATGCACACCACGTGGCCTCCCGGCTGGCGCGAGCGCCGCACGAAGGCGAGCACGTTGGCGCTGGCCGAGTCGGGTTGGATCCACTGGAAGCCGAGCGGCTCGTTGTCCGCGTCGTACAGCGCGGGGTGCGAGCGGTAGAGCCGGTTGAGATCCGCCACCATGGACTGGATGCCGGCATGGTCCGGGTTGTCCAGCAGGTGCCAGTCCAGGCTCTTGTCGTTGTTCCACTCGTGGTACTGGCCGAACTCGCCGCCCATGAAGACCAGCTTCTTGCCCGGGTGCGCCCACATCCACGCGAACAGGGCACGCAGGTTGGCGCGCTTCTGCCAGTCGTCTCCCGGCATCTTCCCGTAGAGCGAGCCCTTGCCGTGCACCACCTCGTCGTGGCTCAGCGGCAGCATGAAGTGCTCGCTGAAGGCATACAAGAGGCCGAAGGTGAGCTGGTTGTGGTGGTGCTGGCGGTAGATGGGATCCTTGCTGAAGTACTTCAGCGTGTCGTGCATCCAGCCCATGTTCCACTTGAAGTGGAAGCCGAGGCCGCCCTCCTGCGTGGGCTGGCTCACCTTGGGCCACGCCGTGGACTCCTCGGCGATCATCACCGCGCCGGGGAACTTCGTGCGCACGCGATCATTGAGCTCGCGCATGAAGGAGATGGCCTCCTCGTTCTCGCGGCCCCCCCAGCGGTTGGGGATCCACTCGCCCGCCTTGCGGCTGTAGTCGAGGTAGAGCATGGAGGCGACGGCGTCCACGCGCAGCCCGTCGATGTGGTACTCCTCGAGCCAGAAGAGCGCGTTGGCGATGAGGAAGTTCTTCACCTCGTTGCGGCCGAAGTTGAAGACGTAGGTGCCCCAGTCCGGCTGCGAGCCCTGACGCGGGTCCGCGTGCTCGTAGAGGGCGGTGCCGTCGAACTGGCCGAGCGCGTGGGCGTCCCGGGGGAAGTGGCCGGGCACCCAGTCGAGGATGACGCCGATGCCGTTGTCGTGCAGGTGGTTGACGAGGTAGCGGAAGTCATCCGGGTGGCCGAAGCGCGCGGTGGGCGCGTAGTAGTTGCCCACCTGGTAGCCCCAGGAGCCGCCAAAGGGGTGCTCCGACACGGGCATCAGCTCCACGTGGGTGAAGCCCATCTTCTTCACGTAGTCGACGAGCGCGGTGGCCATCTCCCGGTAGGTGAGCGAGCGCTCGCCGTCCTCCACCACGCGCCGCCACGAGGCCAGGTGCAGCTCGTAGACGGCCCAGGGCTCGCGCTGCACGTCCTTCTGGGCGCGCGCCTCCATCCACCGCGAGTCCGTCCACTGGTACTGATCCAGGTTGTGCACCACGGAAGCCGTGGCGGGGGGGACCTCCGTGCGGAAGGCGAACGGGTCGGCCTTGAGGATGCGGTGGCCGCCGTGGCCGGTGCGGATCTCGAACTTGTAGCGCGTGCCCTCGCCCACCTCGGGGACGAACAGCTCCCAGATGCCCGAGGAGCCCATGCGCCGCATGAGGTGCAGCCGCCCGTCCCAGCCATTGAAGTCACCCACCACGGACACGCTCATGGCCGTGGGCGCCCACACCGCGAAGGCCGTGCCGTGGATGCCGTTGTGGTGCACGGGGTGGGCCCCCATGCGCTTCCACAACTGCTCGTGGCGGCCCTCGCCCGCGTAGTACAGGTCCTGATCGCCCAGCGTGGGCAGGAAGCTGTAGGGGTCGCGCAGGGTGAACGTCTTGTGGCCCGGGTACTCCACCTCCACCTGGTAGTTGAAGGCGTCCGTCTTGCCGTTGACGCGCGCCTCGAACACCCCATCCACCCGCTTCGTCATGGGGATGCGTCCGCCGAACTCCGGCAGGACGTTGATCGCCACCGCGTCCGGGCGGTACGTGCGCACCACCATCCCGTCGCCATCCGGGTGGATGCCCAGCACGCGGTGGGGCTCGGGGTGCCGCAACTCCACGATCTGTTGCAGCTCCGCGTCCACCTGTTGCCGCTCGTTTGGCTTCTTCACTTGCGGACCTCCATCCTCATGAGGGCCTGGACGGGGATACGCACCCAGTCTGGCCGGTTCTGTAGCTCGTAGCGCACTTCGTAGAGCATCTTCTCCAGCTCGAAGGCCCCCAGCATCGCGGTGAAGCTCGCCTCGCTCTGCGGCAGGAAGGCCGCCCCGGCGGTGGTCGCGCGGTAGCCCTCCAGGAAGGCCTGGCGCGCGGGCTGGAGGCGATCTCCCTCGGGCTGGCCCTCCAGCCGCACCGTGGCCTCGGCGTAGTCGAAGGAGCGCAGCATGCCCGCCACGTCCCGCAGCGCCGAGTACTTCTCGCGCCGCTGGGCGAAGCTGCGGCCCGGCTCGCCCTCGAAGTCGAAGAGGAGCCAGTCGCCTCCCGAGCGCAGCACCTGTCCCAGATGCAGGTCGCCATGGATGCGGATCTTCTGCCCCGAGGGCGGCACGTGCGCGAGCTGCCGGGCGTGGCCGATGAGATCCTCGCGGCGGTTCTCCAGCTCGGGCGAGTGGCGCGCCGCCTGGCTGAGCGTCACGCCCATCTCTCCCACGATGGAGGCGCTCCAGCGCTGCACGTCCTCGGCGAGCAGGGGCTCGGGGGCGAACGCCGGATCATCCGTGCTGGAAGCGAGCGCGTGGTGCAACTGCCCCAGGCGCTCGCCGAGCACGCGCAAGTCCTTGAGGAACGCGTCCGACAGGCGCGGGCCCTGGCGGAAGCAGTCCAGGGTGTAGCGCCAGCCGTCGGTGACGTCGGGGATGAAGCGGTGCACCACGGCGAGCGTGGCGCCCGCGGGCCCCTCGGACTGCAACGCGCCGAGCAGGGTGGGCGTGGCGCGGAAGGACGTCTTCGTCGCCAGGAAGCGGCCCACCTCGTACTCGGGGTTGATGCCGGCCTCGAGCTTGCGGATGACCTTGAGGATGAGCTGCTCGCCCACCACCACCGAGGTGTTGCTCTGCTCCACCTGGAGCCGGCGCACGGGCAGGGGAGAGGGCAGGGCGATGAGCCCCTCGGGCGTGTCGAGCCACTCTCCCACCAGCTTGCCGGAGGCGCTGGGCAGCTCGCGCTTCTCGCGGATGAGCTGGAAGAGGGCGCGCAGCACCTCCGCGTCCTCGAAGGCGTCCTTCACGCCCTCCTCGGAGGGGAGCACGGGCAGCAGGTAGCGCTCGGGTGAGCCCAGCTCGTAGACGACCTCCACCACCGCCAGGGTGAAGGAGCGGTCGCCGGGCAGGTCCACGTTGACATGGTCCACGGTGGACACGGACTTGATGGGCCAGGCCTTGCCGGCGAACCAGCGCTGGCCGCGCAGGTAGTCCGGGAGCTTCGTCAGATCGATTGGTGCCGTCATGGCATTCCCCTCCCGGGAGCGGGCTTCTCGAGGCGGAACCACAGGAACATGTAGGGACCCAGGGTGAGCTGATAGGGCAGGCTGGAGATCATGGGGAAGGGCGTCTCGCCCATGAGCTCCACGGGGACCTGTCCTTCCCAATCACGCAGGTCCAGGACGGCGGGCTGCGCGAAGCGCGACAGGTTGCAGACGATGAGGATGGACTGCCCCTCGTGCTCGCGCATGAACGCGAGCACCTTGCGGTTGTCGGGATTGATCCAGCGCAGCTGGCCCATGGCGAAGGCGGGGTAGCGCTGGCGCACGCGGATGACGCGCTTGACCCAGCTCAGCAGCGACGAGCGCGTGCGCTCCTGGGCTTCCACGTTGATGCTCTGGTAGCCATACACCGGGTCGGCGATGACGGGGGCGAACAGGCGCGCGCCATCCGCGCGCGAGAAGCCCGCGTTGCGATCGCTCGTCCACTGCATGGGGGTGCGCACCCCGTTGCGATCGCCCAGGTAGATGTTGTCCCCCATGCCGATCTCATCCCCGTAGTACATGACGGGGGTGCCGGGCAGGGTGAACAGCAGGCTGTGCATCAGCTCGATGCGCCGCCGCCCGTTGTCCATGAGCGGCGCGAGCCGCCGCCGGATGCCCAGGTTGA contains:
- a CDS encoding DoxX family protein, with the protein product MTATTTARLQGQLAHHSALPLRATLGSAMLYHGITKLQPEGLEQTSQVFEKLGIKPGRTWARLTGWTEVAAGVLSLLGIGTRVAAVSVLVTQAVAIAKVHGPNGFDIQQGGYEYNLSLIAAALGLLLGGPGAVSVHEALHPQKRPRLTRLPWRREVSPRRELLTQLLA
- the glgB gene encoding 1,4-alpha-glucan branching protein GlgB, encoding MKKPNERQQVDAELQQIVELRHPEPHRVLGIHPDGDGMVVRTYRPDAVAINVLPEFGGRIPMTKRVDGVFEARVNGKTDAFNYQVEVEYPGHKTFTLRDPYSFLPTLGDQDLYYAGEGRHEQLWKRMGAHPVHHNGIHGTAFAVWAPTAMSVSVVGDFNGWDGRLHLMRRMGSSGIWELFVPEVGEGTRYKFEIRTGHGGHRILKADPFAFRTEVPPATASVVHNLDQYQWTDSRWMEARAQKDVQREPWAVYELHLASWRRVVEDGERSLTYREMATALVDYVKKMGFTHVELMPVSEHPFGGSWGYQVGNYYAPTARFGHPDDFRYLVNHLHDNGIGVILDWVPGHFPRDAHALGQFDGTALYEHADPRQGSQPDWGTYVFNFGRNEVKNFLIANALFWLEEYHIDGLRVDAVASMLYLDYSRKAGEWIPNRWGGRENEEAISFMRELNDRVRTKFPGAVMIAEESTAWPKVSQPTQEGGLGFHFKWNMGWMHDTLKYFSKDPIYRQHHHNQLTFGLLYAFSEHFMLPLSHDEVVHGKGSLYGKMPGDDWQKRANLRALFAWMWAHPGKKLVFMGGEFGQYHEWNNDKSLDWHLLDNPDHAGIQSMVADLNRLYRSHPALYDADNEPLGFQWIQPDSASANVLAFVRRSRQPGGHVVCIANLSPMPREEYRVGFPRHGSYVELLNTDAGEYGGSGLGNKGRIHTEPQGWDGQDASAVLTLPPLSVLWFTPG
- a CDS encoding phosphotransferase, whose translation is MTAPIDLTKLPDYLRGQRWFAGKAWPIKSVSTVDHVNVDLPGDRSFTLAVVEVVYELGSPERYLLPVLPSEEGVKDAFEDAEVLRALFQLIREKRELPSASGKLVGEWLDTPEGLIALPSPLPVRRLQVEQSNTSVVVGEQLILKVIRKLEAGINPEYEVGRFLATKTSFRATPTLLGALQSEGPAGATLAVVHRFIPDVTDGWRYTLDCFRQGPRLSDAFLKDLRVLGERLGQLHHALASSTDDPAFAPEPLLAEDVQRWSASIVGEMGVTLSQAARHSPELENRREDLIGHARQLAHVPPSGQKIRIHGDLHLGQVLRSGGDWLLFDFEGEPGRSFAQRREKYSALRDVAGMLRSFDYAEATVRLEGQPEGDRLQPARQAFLEGYRATTAGAAFLPQSEASFTAMLGAFELEKMLYEVRYELQNRPDWVRIPVQALMRMEVRK